The Malus domestica chromosome 06, GDT2T_hap1 genome has a segment encoding these proteins:
- the LOC139196815 gene encoding cucumisin-like, with translation MSTAHVLDSKKHEDLEFAYGSGHINPLKAVNPSLIFDASEADHINFLCKQGYNSSILNIITGDNSSCGSTKPGKAWDLNYPSFSLQLEDGRAINAEFPRTVTDVGSTNSTYTISFYTPSDAITISVSPTTLSFSSIGEEKSFIVKVTGPRTSNQPITSGSVVLSDGSHVVRTPLVVYTYFPRSISALPLGLRKN, from the exons ATGAGCACAG CTCATGTCCTGGACTCAAAGAAGCACGAAGACCTCGAATTTGCATACGGATCTGGTCACATAAACCCTCTTAAAGCAGTAAACCCCAGTCTCATCTTTGACGCATCCGAAGCAGACCACATAAACTTCCTCTGCAAACAAGGTTACAATAGCAGCATATTAAACATCATAACTGGTGACAACAGCAGTTGTGGCAGCACAAAGCCAGGCAAAGCTTGGGACCTTAACTACCCCTCGTTCTCCCTTCAACTAGAAGATGGTCGAGCGATCAATGCTGAGTTCCCAAGAACAGTCACCGATGTTGGCTCAACAAACTCAACTTATACCATAAGCTTCTACACACCTAGCGACGCAATAACTATTTCGGTTTCACCAACTaccctttctttctcttctaTCGGGGAGGAGAAATCATTTATAGTGAAGGTAACTGGTCCAAGGACTTCAAACCAGCCAATTACATCTGGTTCAGTTGTATTGAGTGATGGGTCTCATGTGGTGAGAACTCCTCTTGTTGTCTACACATATTTCCCTCGTTCTATTTCAGCCCTTCCTCTGGGCCTCAGAAAAAATTAA